The Agrococcus carbonis genome has a window encoding:
- a CDS encoding FUSC family protein codes for MTRARDEFMQALLTFGPHNSAHWVAIRASISTALPLLVLVAIGHPEWGAWAAFGAFASLYGRNRVHLTRLMMQLTAAAVMVAAVGLGSLVATLPAPVWPMIALGALFAGLVSIVSDAEDWHPPGPLFALFAFSGSASLPDISLADAGLATGVAAASAAFAVLVGSVGTAWRRMRGLPPLESLPVERDYRLSAGRRVQLRRVARYALSVLLAGSIATALGIGHPYWAMVSAVVPVSTGTFVAGLARGTQRIVGTTVGVLLAAAILVTRPSDLVLVLMIALVAFGTELLVGRNYGIAMMFVTPLALLAVHLSSPVPVEQLVVDRLVESIVGALVGIAVGFATRRWGARLV; via the coding sequence GTGACCCGCGCGCGCGACGAGTTCATGCAAGCGCTGCTCACGTTCGGCCCGCACAACAGCGCCCACTGGGTCGCGATCCGCGCGAGCATCAGCACGGCCCTGCCGCTCCTCGTGCTCGTCGCCATCGGGCATCCGGAGTGGGGCGCGTGGGCTGCGTTCGGCGCCTTCGCGTCGCTCTACGGCCGCAATCGCGTGCACCTCACGCGGCTCATGATGCAGCTGACCGCGGCAGCGGTCATGGTGGCAGCCGTCGGGCTCGGCTCGCTCGTCGCCACGCTGCCAGCGCCCGTGTGGCCGATGATCGCCCTCGGCGCGCTCTTCGCCGGCCTCGTCTCGATCGTCTCCGACGCCGAGGACTGGCATCCGCCGGGCCCGTTGTTCGCGCTGTTCGCCTTCAGCGGCTCCGCTTCGCTCCCCGACATCTCCCTCGCCGACGCGGGGCTGGCGACCGGCGTCGCTGCCGCATCCGCCGCCTTCGCCGTGCTCGTGGGCTCGGTCGGCACGGCGTGGCGCAGGATGCGCGGGCTGCCGCCGCTCGAGTCGCTCCCGGTCGAGCGCGACTACCGGCTCTCCGCCGGAAGGCGCGTGCAGCTGCGCCGCGTCGCCCGCTACGCGCTCAGCGTGCTGCTGGCCGGCTCGATCGCGACCGCCCTCGGCATCGGCCACCCGTACTGGGCGATGGTCTCCGCCGTCGTGCCCGTCTCCACCGGCACCTTCGTCGCGGGCCTCGCGCGCGGCACCCAGCGCATCGTGGGCACGACCGTCGGCGTGCTGCTCGCGGCCGCGATCCTCGTGACGCGGCCGAGCGACCTCGTGCTCGTCCTCATGATCGCGCTCGTCGCGTTCGGCACCGAGCTGCTCGTGGGCCGCAACTACGGCATCGCCATGATGTTCGTCACGCCGCTCGCGCTGCTCGCCGTGCACCTGTCGAGCCCCGTGCCCGTCGAGCAGCTCGTCGTCGACCGCCTCGTGGAGTCGATCGTCGGCGCGCTCGTCGGGATCGCGGTGGGCTTCGCGACCCGCCGGTGGGGGGCGCGGCTCGTCTGA
- a CDS encoding CDP-alcohol phosphatidyltransferase family protein yields MRLISARDRDPADPYFTRVVTLPNAITLARLLLLVPVCWLIVAGTPGSWLPVVLLGIWASTDWIDGVLARALDQSSRIGEVLDPIADRIGVIGVTLALALAGALDWWILAVIAGIDVLSVLFAGRAARDGSIHVSWLGKTRTAVLLTAIVVILLGHTVLPAATPVGMTLMLVGVGLHVIAGIDYLLQARRLRRVQTGSAPDA; encoded by the coding sequence ATGCGCCTCATCTCGGCCAGGGATCGCGATCCGGCCGACCCGTACTTCACGCGGGTCGTGACGCTGCCGAACGCGATCACGCTCGCGCGCCTGCTGCTGCTGGTGCCGGTGTGCTGGCTCATCGTGGCGGGCACCCCCGGCTCGTGGCTGCCGGTCGTGCTGCTGGGCATCTGGGCGTCGACCGACTGGATCGACGGCGTGCTCGCGCGCGCGCTCGACCAGTCGTCCCGGATCGGCGAGGTGCTGGATCCGATCGCCGACCGCATCGGCGTCATCGGCGTGACGCTCGCGCTCGCGCTCGCGGGCGCGCTCGACTGGTGGATCCTCGCGGTGATCGCGGGCATCGACGTGCTCTCGGTGCTCTTCGCGGGGAGGGCTGCGCGCGACGGCAGCATCCACGTGTCGTGGCTCGGCAAGACGCGCACGGCGGTGCTCCTGACCGCGATCGTCGTCATCCTGCTGGGCCACACCGTCCTCCCCGCCGCGACGCCCGTCGGTATGACGCTCATGCTCGTCGGCGTCGGTCTCCACGTGATCGCCGGGATCGACTACCTGCTGCAGGCGCGTCGCCTCCGCCGGGTGCAGACTGGGAGCGCACCGGATGCGTGA
- a CDS encoding GyrI-like domain-containing protein, translated as MVTEGAPEIVELERTTIAAIRETVPMAEITAFFDRAFGTLMRVLQSQGLAPAGPPVGVYWSMPTDRVDVSVGFPTAREAVPAGGVAPEHLPGGRALQLTHVGSYDSMTRSYDRMVRWAGERSLELGPMMWETYLTEPSPEGDASAARTLITWPLRDDA; from the coding sequence ATGGTCACCGAGGGCGCACCCGAGATCGTCGAGCTCGAGCGCACGACGATCGCGGCGATCCGCGAGACGGTGCCCATGGCCGAGATCACCGCGTTCTTCGACCGGGCGTTCGGCACACTCATGCGCGTGCTGCAGAGCCAAGGCCTTGCGCCGGCCGGGCCGCCGGTCGGCGTCTACTGGTCGATGCCGACCGACCGGGTCGACGTCAGCGTCGGGTTCCCCACTGCGCGGGAGGCCGTCCCTGCCGGTGGCGTCGCCCCCGAGCACCTCCCGGGAGGGCGGGCGCTGCAGCTCACGCACGTCGGCTCCTACGACTCGATGACCCGGTCCTACGACCGGATGGTGCGGTGGGCGGGCGAGAGGAGCCTCGAGCTCGGGCCGATGATGTGGGAGACGTACCTCACGGAGCCGTCGCCCGAGGGCGACGCATCAGCGGCCCGCACGCTCATCACCTGGCCGCTGCGCGACGACGCCTGA
- a CDS encoding DsbA family oxidoreductase translates to MQIDIWSDVACPWCFIGKRRFETALGAWEHRDEVQVTWHSFQLDPSLPEHYDGTEVDYLANVKGMPVAQVQQMLTHVTEQAAGEGLRYDFDRLVVANSLRAHQLLHLAKAHGLADAVKDALLSAHFEQGVDIGDVDALVTIGARAGLAAKEIREALADERHLPAVREDIAQARQIGVTGVPFFVFDMRLGLSGAQPAEVFTQALDRARELALEEAAPVAE, encoded by the coding sequence ATGCAGATCGACATCTGGTCCGACGTGGCCTGCCCGTGGTGCTTCATCGGCAAGCGCCGGTTCGAGACGGCGCTCGGCGCCTGGGAGCACCGGGACGAGGTGCAGGTGACCTGGCACTCGTTCCAGCTCGACCCGAGCCTGCCCGAGCACTACGACGGCACCGAGGTCGACTACCTCGCCAACGTCAAGGGCATGCCGGTGGCCCAGGTGCAGCAGATGCTCACGCACGTCACCGAGCAGGCCGCCGGCGAGGGGCTGCGCTACGACTTCGACCGCCTCGTGGTCGCCAACAGCCTCCGCGCGCACCAGCTGCTGCACCTCGCGAAGGCGCACGGGCTCGCGGATGCGGTCAAGGACGCGCTGCTGTCGGCCCACTTCGAGCAGGGCGTCGACATCGGCGACGTCGACGCGCTCGTCACGATCGGCGCCCGCGCAGGGCTCGCCGCGAAGGAGATCCGCGAGGCGCTCGCCGACGAGCGCCACCTGCCGGCCGTGCGCGAGGACATCGCGCAGGCGCGGCAGATCGGCGTCACGGGCGTGCCGTTCTTCGTGTTCGACATGCGGCTCGGCCTCTCGGGCGCGCAGCCCGCGGAGGTCTTCACGCAGGCCCTCGACCGGGCGCGCGAGCTCGCGCTCGAGGAGGCGGCGCCGGTCGCCGAGTAG
- a CDS encoding class I SAM-dependent DNA methyltransferase: MPDALFADARLADVYDALDPDRSDLEVYERLVVDELGARSALDIGCGTGTFAIMLAGRGLDVVGVDPAEASVAVARGKPGAGRVAWHVGTADALPPMAVDVATMTANVAQVFVDDAAWHEVLGAACERLRPGGALVFESRRPERRAWLEWTPEGSRQVVDVPHEGPVEDWVEVTDVVEADDGGAVVTFDSPTVFHRDGVRIDSTSTLRFRTREAIEASIAAAGLDLVDVRDAPDRPGREWVYVARRPSP; encoded by the coding sequence GTGCCCGACGCGCTGTTCGCCGACGCGCGCCTCGCCGACGTCTACGACGCGCTCGACCCCGACCGCAGCGACCTCGAGGTCTACGAGCGGCTCGTCGTCGACGAGCTCGGCGCGCGGTCGGCGCTCGACATCGGGTGCGGCACGGGCACGTTCGCGATCATGCTCGCCGGCCGCGGCCTCGACGTCGTCGGCGTCGACCCGGCCGAGGCCTCGGTCGCGGTGGCGCGCGGCAAGCCCGGCGCAGGGCGGGTGGCGTGGCACGTGGGCACGGCGGATGCGCTGCCCCCGATGGCGGTGGACGTCGCGACGATGACCGCGAACGTCGCGCAGGTCTTCGTCGACGATGCGGCATGGCACGAGGTGCTCGGCGCGGCGTGCGAGCGGCTGCGGCCAGGCGGCGCGCTCGTCTTCGAGTCGCGACGCCCCGAGCGGCGGGCGTGGCTCGAGTGGACGCCCGAGGGCAGTCGCCAGGTCGTCGACGTGCCGCACGAAGGCCCAGTCGAGGACTGGGTCGAGGTGACCGACGTCGTCGAGGCGGACGACGGGGGAGCGGTCGTGACGTTCGACTCGCCGACGGTCTTCCACCGCGACGGCGTGCGCATCGACTCGACGTCGACGCTGCGGTTCCGCACGCGGGAGGCGATCGAGGCGTCGATCGCCGCAGCGGGCCTCGACCTCGTCGACGTGCGTGATGCGCCCGACCGGCCGGGCCGCGAGTGGGTCTACGTGGCCCGCCGGCCGAGCCCCTAG
- a CDS encoding DEAD/DEAH box helicase, protein MADAATIDALETDASPEQDASATPARERDALIPQLARAVRQVEAGVKRGAASRSTRVKLQVVAMLAREERARVKADSGLTDAQRAEELKRLDGIAVILAKAASREPTLLPLLGEGAPITDAVKERKREMLLAAGIEPEPEAQPEPEPESLEPQAPQVVPQSVRRVQLANPFLEPDLSHVRRKPSRDRLAGFDLLSPLYLSFEVAADGKPACMPLPEPKQHLAPGGKELMHHQAQLVQAARDGHRTFLLADEPGLGKTAQALLAAQAADAFPLLVVAPSVVKINWARETERWIPGRRAAVVQGDGDTLDAFADVVVVNYEVLDRHIGWLERFGFRGMVVDEAHFIKNTRSKRSRHVLQIAAAMRERVGNPLLMALTGTPLINDIEDFGAIWRFLGWIDHKEPNAELTDDLEHIGLTPMDRGFYPAARRAVIDMGIVRRRKIDVASDIPARRIADIPVELDEAEVRSIRAAERELVERMLRRYDAAIAQRTADADDVIDDELVRRIARGEVETQEGSSGENVFALARRIGRAKADLAADYAGQLAHSVGKVVFFAKHVDVLDTAEATLAKAGIKTVSIRGDQTPTQRQAAIDAFTNDESVQVIVCSLLAAGVGVNLQAAADMVLAELSWTDAEQTQAIDRIHRIGQSMPVTVWRILAAQTIDTRIAELLDTKAGLVGRAIDGAAGDEPTSGDLRLEAVAGMLHDAIAARRARA, encoded by the coding sequence GTGGCCGACGCCGCAACCATCGATGCGCTCGAGACCGACGCATCCCCCGAGCAGGACGCATCCGCGACCCCCGCTCGTGAGCGCGACGCGCTCATCCCGCAGCTCGCCCGCGCCGTGCGCCAGGTCGAGGCGGGCGTCAAGCGGGGCGCCGCCTCGCGCTCGACCCGCGTGAAGCTGCAGGTCGTGGCGATGCTCGCCCGCGAGGAGCGCGCGCGGGTCAAGGCCGACAGCGGCCTCACCGACGCCCAGCGCGCCGAGGAGCTCAAGCGCCTCGACGGCATCGCCGTCATCCTCGCGAAGGCCGCGAGCCGCGAGCCCACGCTCCTGCCCCTGCTCGGCGAGGGCGCGCCCATCACCGACGCCGTCAAGGAGCGCAAGCGCGAGATGCTGCTCGCCGCCGGCATCGAGCCCGAGCCCGAGGCGCAGCCCGAGCCCGAGCCCGAGTCGCTCGAGCCGCAGGCGCCGCAGGTCGTGCCGCAGTCGGTGCGGCGCGTGCAGCTCGCGAACCCCTTCCTCGAGCCCGACCTGAGCCACGTGCGCCGCAAGCCATCGCGCGACCGGCTGGCCGGGTTCGACCTGCTCTCGCCGCTCTACCTCTCGTTCGAGGTCGCGGCCGACGGCAAGCCGGCGTGCATGCCGCTGCCCGAGCCCAAGCAGCACCTCGCGCCGGGCGGCAAGGAGCTCATGCACCACCAGGCGCAGCTCGTGCAGGCCGCGCGCGACGGCCACCGCACGTTCCTGCTCGCCGACGAGCCGGGCCTCGGCAAGACCGCGCAGGCGCTGCTCGCGGCGCAGGCGGCGGATGCGTTCCCGCTGCTCGTCGTGGCGCCGAGCGTCGTGAAGATCAACTGGGCGCGCGAGACCGAGCGCTGGATCCCCGGCCGCCGCGCCGCGGTCGTCCAGGGCGACGGCGACACGCTCGACGCCTTCGCCGACGTCGTGGTCGTGAACTACGAGGTGCTCGACCGCCACATCGGCTGGCTCGAGCGCTTCGGCTTCCGCGGCATGGTCGTCGACGAGGCGCACTTCATCAAGAACACCCGCTCGAAGCGCTCGCGCCACGTGCTGCAGATCGCAGCGGCCATGCGCGAGCGCGTCGGCAACCCGCTGCTCATGGCGCTCACCGGCACGCCGCTCATCAACGACATCGAGGACTTCGGCGCGATCTGGCGGTTCCTCGGCTGGATCGACCACAAGGAGCCGAACGCCGAGCTCACCGACGACCTCGAGCACATCGGCCTGACGCCGATGGATCGCGGCTTCTACCCGGCCGCGCGCCGGGCCGTGATCGACATGGGCATCGTGCGACGCCGCAAGATCGACGTCGCGAGCGACATCCCCGCCCGCCGCATCGCCGACATCCCGGTCGAGCTCGACGAAGCCGAGGTGCGGTCGATCCGCGCGGCCGAGCGCGAGCTGGTCGAGCGCATGCTGCGCCGCTACGACGCGGCGATCGCGCAGCGCACGGCAGACGCCGACGACGTCATCGACGACGAGCTCGTGCGGCGCATCGCGCGCGGCGAGGTCGAGACGCAGGAGGGGTCGTCGGGCGAGAACGTCTTCGCGCTCGCCCGCCGCATCGGTCGCGCCAAGGCCGACCTCGCCGCCGACTACGCGGGCCAGCTCGCCCACTCGGTCGGGAAGGTCGTGTTCTTCGCCAAGCACGTCGACGTGCTCGACACCGCGGAGGCGACGCTCGCGAAGGCCGGCATCAAGACGGTCTCGATCCGCGGCGACCAGACCCCGACGCAGCGCCAGGCCGCGATCGACGCGTTCACGAACGACGAGTCGGTGCAGGTCATCGTCTGCTCGCTGCTCGCGGCGGGCGTCGGCGTCAACCTGCAGGCGGCCGCCGACATGGTGCTCGCCGAGCTCTCGTGGACGGACGCCGAGCAGACGCAGGCGATCGACCGCATCCACCGCATCGGCCAGTCGATGCCGGTGACCGTGTGGCGCATCCTGGCCGCGCAGACGATCGACACGCGCATCGCCGAGCTGCTCGACACGAAGGCGGGCCTCGTCGGCCGCGCGATCGACGGCGCGGCGGGCGACGAGCCGACGAGCGGCGACCTGCGGCTCGAAGCCGTCGCGGGCATGCTGCACGACGCGATCGCCGCGCGGCGCGCGCGGGCGTAG
- a CDS encoding SRPBCC family protein encodes MSETTETRVVQASRVIQAPAEAIFEQIADPARQPAWDGNDNLAEAAPGQRVRAVGDVFSMTLTGDGAVRENHVVEFEEGRRIAWKPATAGQAPAGHLWRWELEPAGSGTRVTHTYDWSELHDEHRLARARRTTSDNLLASIERLQALVEG; translated from the coding sequence ATGAGCGAGACCACCGAGACCCGCGTCGTGCAGGCGAGCCGGGTCATCCAGGCCCCGGCCGAGGCGATCTTCGAGCAGATCGCCGACCCGGCGCGGCAGCCGGCGTGGGACGGCAACGACAACCTCGCCGAGGCGGCGCCCGGGCAGCGCGTGCGTGCGGTCGGCGACGTCTTCTCGATGACGCTGACGGGCGACGGCGCGGTGCGCGAGAACCACGTGGTCGAGTTCGAGGAGGGCCGGCGCATCGCCTGGAAGCCCGCGACGGCCGGTCAGGCACCTGCGGGGCACCTGTGGCGATGGGAGCTCGAGCCCGCGGGCTCCGGCACCCGCGTGACGCACACCTACGACTGGAGCGAGCTGCACGACGAGCACCGGCTCGCGCGCGCCCGCCGCACGACCTCCGACAACCTGCTCGCCTCGATCGAGCGGCTGCAGGCGCTCGTCGAGGGCTGA
- a CDS encoding Hsp20/alpha crystallin family protein has protein sequence MSAETARKHPIFPPFTEWVDAFALMGGWDGKSPLPGIRVEEHLDDDAFTVHAELPGLDPTRDIDVTVDHGMLRIHAERHPDRKEPQRTEFRYGALARDIRLPQGALDDDITAVYEDGVLTIRVGIGSVPTRLRHIPIERR, from the coding sequence ATGTCCGCCGAGACCGCTCGCAAGCATCCGATCTTCCCGCCCTTCACCGAGTGGGTCGACGCCTTCGCCCTCATGGGCGGCTGGGACGGCAAGAGCCCGCTGCCCGGCATCCGCGTCGAGGAGCACCTCGACGACGACGCGTTCACCGTGCACGCCGAGCTGCCGGGACTCGACCCCACCCGCGACATCGACGTGACCGTCGACCACGGCATGCTGCGCATCCACGCGGAGCGGCACCCCGACCGCAAGGAGCCGCAGCGCACCGAGTTCCGCTACGGCGCGCTCGCACGCGACATCCGGCTGCCCCAGGGCGCGCTCGACGACGACATCACGGCGGTCTACGAGGACGGCGTGCTGACGATCCGGGTGGGGATCGGATCCGTCCCGACGCGGCTGCGGCACATCCCCATCGAGCGCCGCTGA
- a CDS encoding DUF488 domain-containing protein, with protein MAIVIRRAYDEPRDDDGLRVLVDRLWPRGLRKDGAAIDAWPKDAAPSTELRHWFHEHGDFAAFAERYRDELEAGEAGAALAAALAPHEHVTFLTALREVEPSHASVLRDWIAAR; from the coding sequence ATGGCGATCGTGATCCGGCGGGCGTACGACGAGCCCCGCGACGACGACGGGCTGCGGGTGCTCGTCGACCGGCTGTGGCCGCGCGGCCTGCGGAAGGACGGCGCGGCCATCGACGCATGGCCGAAGGACGCCGCTCCGTCGACCGAGCTGCGGCACTGGTTCCACGAGCACGGCGACTTCGCCGCGTTCGCCGAGCGCTACCGCGACGAGCTCGAGGCCGGGGAGGCGGGCGCGGCGCTCGCGGCGGCCCTCGCGCCGCACGAGCACGTCACCTTCCTCACGGCGCTCCGGGAGGTCGAGCCGAGCCACGCATCCGTCCTCAGGGACTGGATCGCCGCGCGCTGA
- a CDS encoding YdeI/OmpD-associated family protein, with amino-acid sequence MSELRIRTTIEQRGPAAAIVLTDEQVASLGPAKAPPVTLTIGDATVRVRIGRMGGENLVGLSKERREALGVAAGDEVDAVIALDEAERTIEVPPELEAALAEDPAAKAAFDALAPSRRKELARSIADAKGADTRQRRLEKALDALRQSAADGRSAARELPPHQHAREAARDRLGRRSEWREAASSAAAHATSRPRRPASPRRVSRRSLPAWRS; translated from the coding sequence ATGAGCGAGCTCCGCATCCGCACCACGATCGAGCAGCGCGGGCCGGCCGCGGCGATCGTGCTGACCGACGAGCAGGTCGCGAGCCTCGGGCCCGCGAAGGCTCCGCCCGTGACGCTCACGATCGGCGACGCGACCGTGCGCGTGCGGATCGGCCGCATGGGCGGCGAGAACCTCGTGGGCCTCAGCAAGGAGCGCCGCGAGGCGCTCGGCGTCGCCGCGGGCGACGAGGTCGATGCGGTCATCGCGCTCGACGAGGCGGAGCGGACGATCGAGGTGCCGCCCGAGCTCGAGGCCGCGCTCGCGGAGGATCCGGCGGCCAAGGCGGCGTTCGACGCGCTCGCGCCGTCGCGCCGCAAGGAGCTCGCGCGCTCGATCGCCGACGCGAAGGGCGCCGACACGCGGCAGCGGCGGCTCGAGAAGGCGCTCGACGCGCTGCGGCAGTCGGCGGCCGACGGACGCTCAGCCGCCCGTGAGCTGCCGCCGCATCAGCACGCGCGGGAAGCCGCCCGCGACCGCCTCGGTCGCCGCAGCGAGTGGCGGGAGGCAGCCTCGAGCGCGGCGGCGCACGCCACGTCCCGGCCCCGGCGCCCGGCCTCGCCGCGCCGCGTGAGCCGTCGTAGCCTGCCGGCATGGCGATCGTGA
- the thpR gene encoding RNA 2',3'-cyclic phosphodiesterase, whose protein sequence is MGRRMFVAVVPPASVRDDLAAFLEPREGLRWTPAERLHLTLAFLPDVPERIVEPLEERLRAAVADLTPFRCRLGGAGAFPHPDRPAVLWLGVHRGRADLERLARRVRGAANDAGAAVEGQRFVPHLTLARPPRSRSGLRWVRVLDTYRSAEWEVTEVALIGSQLLGRGRRPLHEVVATLPLGVES, encoded by the coding sequence ATGGGACGGCGGATGTTCGTGGCGGTCGTGCCGCCCGCATCGGTGCGCGACGACCTCGCTGCGTTCCTCGAGCCGCGCGAGGGGCTGCGCTGGACGCCCGCGGAGCGGCTGCACCTCACGCTCGCGTTCCTCCCGGACGTGCCCGAGCGCATCGTCGAGCCGCTCGAGGAGCGGTTGCGCGCCGCGGTCGCCGACCTGACCCCCTTCCGGTGCCGGCTCGGGGGCGCGGGCGCCTTCCCGCATCCGGATCGCCCCGCGGTGCTGTGGCTCGGCGTCCACCGAGGGCGGGCCGACCTCGAGCGGCTCGCTCGGCGCGTGCGCGGCGCCGCGAACGACGCGGGCGCGGCGGTCGAGGGCCAGCGGTTCGTGCCGCACCTCACGCTCGCGCGACCGCCGCGGAGCCGCAGCGGCCTGCGATGGGTGCGGGTGCTCGACACCTACCGCTCCGCCGAGTGGGAGGTGACCGAGGTCGCGCTCATCGGCTCCCAGCTGCTCGGGAGGGGTCGCCGACCCTTGCACGAGGTCGTCGCGACGCTCCCGCTCGGCGTCGAGAGCTGA
- a CDS encoding YwaF family protein has translation MFLAHEPVARMAPFGAEHIAVLIATVAITALALAAVRRARDVKAVERWLARAGWALLVVTLLWTAWWMLPAYWHIEESLPLHFTDVLRVVTAVALIAKSGWAIAVSYFWGLTLNLQAFVSPDLGYHYAPGLEFTMFWVLHIAALVAPIVLVWGLGYRPTWAGYGTVLALTAGWASVAIAGNAVTGANYGYLSRDPGVPSMLDLLGPWPVSILWELVLVLAVWAAMTWPWTTGRRTASAPVADRLGLVRRHGDLVTERIRVV, from the coding sequence ATGTTCCTCGCGCACGAGCCTGTGGCGCGCATGGCGCCGTTCGGCGCCGAGCACATCGCCGTGCTCATCGCGACCGTGGCCATCACTGCCCTCGCGCTCGCCGCGGTGCGCCGCGCGCGCGACGTGAAGGCGGTCGAGCGCTGGCTCGCGCGGGCCGGCTGGGCGCTCCTCGTCGTGACGCTCCTGTGGACGGCGTGGTGGATGCTGCCGGCCTACTGGCACATCGAGGAGTCGCTGCCGCTGCACTTCACCGACGTGCTGCGGGTCGTGACCGCCGTCGCGCTCATCGCGAAGTCGGGCTGGGCGATCGCGGTGTCGTACTTCTGGGGGCTGACGCTCAACCTCCAGGCCTTCGTCTCGCCCGACCTCGGCTACCACTACGCGCCCGGGCTCGAGTTCACGATGTTCTGGGTGCTGCACATCGCCGCGCTCGTCGCGCCGATCGTGCTCGTGTGGGGCCTCGGCTACCGGCCGACGTGGGCCGGCTACGGCACGGTGCTCGCGCTCACCGCGGGCTGGGCGAGCGTCGCGATCGCGGGCAACGCCGTCACCGGCGCCAACTACGGCTACCTCAGCCGCGACCCCGGTGTGCCGTCGATGCTCGACCTGCTCGGGCCCTGGCCGGTCTCCATCCTGTGGGAGCTCGTGCTCGTGCTCGCGGTGTGGGCTGCCATGACGTGGCCGTGGACGACGGGGCGGCGCACCGCATCCGCCCCCGTCGCCGATCGCCTCGGTCTCGTGCGCCGGCACGGCGATCTCGTCACCGAGCGGATCCGGGTCGTCTGA
- a CDS encoding saccharopine dehydrogenase family protein produces MRILLIGAGGVGGAFAAIAARRDFFEAIVIADYDEARARRAAEADARFTAARVDASDPDSVAALAREHGITHVMNAVDPRFVLPIFDGALAAGADYLDMAMSLSRRHEAEPYAKVGVKLGDEQFAKAAEWEAAGRLALVGMGVEPGMSDVFARYAADELFSSISEIGVRDGANLAVHDVDGNEIFAPSFSIWTTIEECLNPPVIWERRREAVDGGWFTTEPFSEPEVFDFPEGIGPVECVNVEHEEVLLVPRWIDCERVTFKYGLGAEFIGVLQTLHRLGLDRTDKVRVGGVEVSPRDVVAACLPDPASIGPVMTGKTCAGVWVRGTGRDGEPRSTYLYHVVDNAWAMAEYGHQCVVWQTAINPVIALELLATGAWAGSGVLGPEAMPAQPFLDKLVEYGSPWGLMEVPER; encoded by the coding sequence ATGCGCATCCTGCTGATCGGCGCCGGCGGCGTCGGGGGCGCCTTCGCCGCGATCGCCGCCCGTCGCGACTTCTTCGAGGCGATCGTGATCGCCGACTACGACGAGGCCCGCGCGCGCCGCGCCGCCGAGGCCGACGCCCGCTTCACGGCCGCGCGCGTCGACGCATCCGACCCCGACTCGGTCGCGGCGCTCGCCCGCGAGCACGGCATCACGCACGTGATGAACGCCGTCGACCCGCGCTTCGTGCTGCCGATCTTCGACGGCGCGCTCGCCGCCGGCGCCGACTACCTCGACATGGCGATGAGCCTGTCGCGGCGGCACGAGGCCGAGCCCTACGCGAAGGTCGGCGTGAAGCTCGGCGACGAGCAGTTCGCGAAGGCGGCCGAGTGGGAGGCCGCGGGCCGGCTCGCGCTCGTGGGGATGGGCGTCGAGCCGGGGATGTCGGACGTCTTCGCGCGCTACGCCGCCGACGAGCTCTTCTCGTCGATCAGCGAGATCGGCGTGCGCGACGGCGCGAACCTCGCCGTGCACGACGTCGACGGCAACGAGATCTTCGCGCCCTCGTTCTCGATCTGGACGACGATCGAGGAGTGCCTCAACCCTCCCGTCATCTGGGAGCGCCGGCGCGAGGCCGTCGACGGCGGCTGGTTCACGACCGAGCCGTTCAGCGAGCCCGAGGTCTTCGACTTCCCCGAGGGCATCGGCCCGGTCGAGTGCGTCAACGTCGAGCACGAGGAGGTGCTGCTCGTGCCGCGCTGGATCGACTGCGAGCGCGTCACCTTCAAGTACGGCCTCGGCGCCGAATTCATCGGCGTGCTGCAGACCCTCCACCGGCTGGGGCTCGACCGCACCGACAAGGTGCGGGTCGGCGGCGTCGAGGTGAGCCCGCGCGACGTGGTCGCCGCGTGCTTGCCCGACCCGGCATCCATCGGTCCCGTCATGACCGGCAAGACGTGCGCGGGCGTCTGGGTGCGGGGCACGGGCCGCGACGGCGAGCCGCGCTCGACGTACCTCTACCACGTGGTCGACAACGCCTGGGCGATGGCCGAGTACGGCCACCAGTGCGTCGTGTGGCAGACGGCGATCAACCCCGTCATCGCGCTCGAGCTGCTCGCGACGGGCGCCTGGGCGGGCAGCGGCGTGCTCGGGCCGGAGGCGATGCCGGCCCAGCCCTTCCTCGACAAGCTCGTCGAGTACGGCAGCCCGTGGGGGCTGATGGAGGTGCCGGAGCGCTGA